The following proteins come from a genomic window of Aequorivita marisscotiae:
- a CDS encoding Pycsar system effector family protein, translated as MEEEINIDDKSEKLKKYDSRGVQTLFKTLSRNHYNLLKMVDNKARIVLTVNSIITSLLLGFLFVAPQSETAPLDIGVRILIVCSMLSMIFALFSMLPYRYFGSAYKQSGYKGTLYAENFAKLSLSEFKVEFERIMIKGQNIYDEMIADLYFLGKSIARKQRLLYISVIIFLIGLASAIVYSLINGVVEFA; from the coding sequence ATGGAAGAAGAAATTAATATAGACGACAAATCTGAAAAATTGAAGAAGTACGATTCCCGGGGCGTACAAACCTTATTTAAAACCCTTTCCCGAAACCATTACAATTTATTGAAAATGGTGGACAATAAGGCCAGAATAGTTCTTACGGTTAACTCAATCATCACCTCGCTGCTCTTAGGATTCCTGTTTGTGGCTCCACAATCAGAAACAGCACCATTAGATATCGGCGTGCGAATATTAATCGTCTGCAGTATGCTTTCCATGATTTTTGCACTGTTCAGTATGTTGCCTTATCGGTATTTTGGATCGGCTTATAAACAGAGCGGATATAAAGGGACACTGTATGCCGAAAATTTTGCGAAATTATCCCTTTCTGAATTTAAAGTAGAATTTGAACGAATCATGATAAAAGGACAAAACATCTATGACGAAATGATAGCCGATCTTTATTTTCTGGGAAAAAGTATCGCCCGTAAACAGCGGCTTCTTTATATTTCGGTTATTATCTTTTTAATTGGGTTGGCAAGTGCAATCGTCTATTCACTTATCAATGGGGTGGTGGAATTTGCTTAA
- a CDS encoding ATP cone domain-containing protein encodes MVEVIKHSGERSQFSIDKLKSSLRKSGADEALVAEIANNVRDELYQGISTKEIYNRAFALLKKKKRGYASKYKLKKAIYELGPTGFPFEKFVAAILFYSGYEVRIGQFLQGKCVTHEVDVVAHNNGIYVVAECKFHSDEGRNCNVKIPLYIHSRYRDILNFYGDENNGDKPNEGWVVTNTRFTEDAIKYGTCVGLYLLSWDYPKNNGIKDRIDRLGLYPVTVSTLLSKREKQFLLSRDVVLCKQLIDDHFYLDHLGVSDNRKVRILEEINILCQNH; translated from the coding sequence GTGGTTGAAGTTATAAAGCATTCCGGGGAACGGTCTCAGTTTTCAATTGATAAACTAAAATCTTCGCTGCGGAAAAGTGGGGCAGACGAAGCATTGGTAGCCGAAATTGCCAATAACGTCCGCGACGAATTGTATCAGGGTATTTCAACCAAGGAAATCTACAACCGCGCCTTTGCGCTTCTCAAAAAGAAGAAAAGAGGCTATGCTTCAAAATATAAGTTAAAGAAGGCTATTTATGAATTGGGTCCCACTGGTTTTCCGTTTGAAAAATTTGTGGCTGCAATTCTTTTTTACAGCGGTTATGAGGTTAGAATAGGTCAGTTTTTACAGGGAAAATGCGTCACCCATGAAGTTGATGTAGTAGCCCATAATAACGGTATATATGTAGTTGCCGAATGTAAATTCCACAGCGATGAAGGGCGAAATTGCAATGTAAAGATTCCGCTTTATATCCATTCGCGCTATCGCGACATTCTAAATTTTTACGGTGATGAAAACAATGGCGATAAACCGAACGAAGGGTGGGTAGTTACAAACACGCGTTTTACCGAAGATGCCATAAAATATGGTACCTGCGTAGGCCTTTATCTTTTAAGTTGGGATTACCCGAAAAACAACGGCATAAAGGATCGGATAGACCGGTTGGGACTTTATCCGGTTACTGTTTCAACTTTGCTCAGCAAGCGCGAAAAACAGTTTTTACTCAGTCGCGATGTGGTGCTCTGCAAACAATTAATAGACGATCATTTTTATCTGGATCATTTGGGAGTTTCTGACAACCGAAAAGTCCGAATTTTAGAGGAAATAAATATTTTGTGCCAAAACCATTAA
- a CDS encoding restriction endonuclease yields the protein MKTKIISIKKFNGEVEEFKVEKLKTSLRRSKASESEIDEIVENIMPTLYNGIPSKEIYKKAFSLLKKRNRISASKYSLKRAILDLGPTGFPFERLIGALLKHHGYETQVGVTLQGQCVTHEVDVLAEKDGNTYAVECKFHSDPKAVSNVKVPLYINSRFLDIQKRWNSDAAKTSHLKQGWLVTNTRFTKDAIDYSQCVELQLLSWDYPENNGIKQNVDKFALYPITTLTTLTKHEKHLLIEKNIILTKELYESSFLLDKIGISPVRKNRVLNEIKKLCNL from the coding sequence ATGAAAACTAAAATCATATCGATTAAAAAATTCAATGGAGAGGTTGAAGAGTTTAAGGTTGAAAAGTTAAAAACTTCACTTAGAAGAAGCAAAGCTTCCGAAAGTGAAATAGACGAAATTGTAGAAAACATAATGCCCACGCTTTACAACGGCATTCCTTCCAAAGAAATCTACAAAAAGGCCTTTTCACTGTTAAAAAAACGCAATAGAATATCAGCTTCAAAATACAGTTTGAAACGGGCAATTTTAGATCTTGGGCCGACTGGCTTTCCTTTTGAACGATTGATTGGCGCATTGCTAAAACATCACGGGTACGAAACCCAAGTAGGCGTTACGCTTCAAGGCCAATGTGTTACCCACGAGGTGGATGTTTTAGCTGAAAAAGACGGCAATACGTATGCCGTGGAATGTAAATTCCATTCAGACCCAAAGGCCGTGAGCAATGTGAAAGTCCCGCTATACATAAACTCCCGCTTTCTAGACATTCAAAAACGCTGGAACAGCGACGCTGCGAAAACATCGCATTTAAAACAAGGGTGGTTGGTAACAAACACCCGTTTTACTAAAGATGCCATTGACTATTCCCAATGCGTGGAACTTCAATTGTTGAGTTGGGATTATCCCGAAAACAACGGAATAAAACAAAACGTAGATAAGTTTGCCCTCTACCCTATCACCACATTAACAACTTTGACCAAACACGAAAAACACCTTCTAATTGAAAAGAATATTATCCTCACCAAAGAACTTTATGAATCGTCCTTTTTACTGGATAAAATAGGGATCTCGCCTGTGAGAAAAAATAGAGTTTTAAATGAAATTAAAAAACTTTGTAATTTATAA
- a CDS encoding YceI family protein, with translation MKTPKQLKLVFVSLMMMAFSTQISVAQTYQLNNVSSTLTVDGTSNIHDWQITAENQKGKISVEFENGQLIKIQQLDFTVIAESLKSGKGSMDKNTYKALNTGKHKQIVFKLTKVQRINCTASNSCKVAVTGNLTIAGTTKPIDLTFELKNGNSGITLSGSKTIKMTDFGVDPPTAMFGTITTGDALDIKFESNFKK, from the coding sequence ATGAAAACTCCAAAACAATTAAAACTCGTATTTGTAAGCCTCATGATGATGGCTTTTTCTACACAAATTTCTGTGGCACAAACATATCAATTGAACAATGTTTCTTCCACATTAACCGTAGATGGAACTTCAAATATTCACGATTGGCAGATTACTGCAGAGAACCAAAAAGGCAAGATTTCAGTGGAATTTGAAAATGGACAACTCATTAAAATACAGCAGTTAGATTTCACCGTAATTGCCGAAAGTTTAAAAAGTGGAAAAGGTTCCATGGACAAGAACACTTATAAAGCTTTAAATACAGGAAAACACAAGCAGATTGTTTTTAAGCTAACTAAGGTGCAGCGTATAAACTGTACAGCCAGTAATAGCTGTAAAGTGGCTGTAACCGGCAATCTAACAATTGCTGGCACCACCAAACCAATAGACCTCACTTTTGAACTGAAGAATGGCAATTCAGGAATAACTCTTTCGGGAAGTAAAACAATTAAAATGACCGATTTTGGAGTAGATCCGCCAACGGCAATGTTTGGAACTATTACAACGGGCGATGCGCTCGACATCAAATTTGAATCAAATTTTAAAAAATAA
- a CDS encoding YceI family protein: protein MNRFGLYCLVFMFSLNGWAQNDFITKSIEILAGSELSIKGDTNISEFGCEFSTYYLEECREVVYKRIGNNIHFKNAVLSLKNKGFNCGHKIINKDFHALLNTKEYPNITLELNEITFNKSNEKVAHVLITIAGTQKEYTFPIDVISSSLNRFVGKLKLNINDFNLEPPKKMFGLIVIKDEIEIDFNLVARL, encoded by the coding sequence ATGAATCGTTTTGGACTATATTGCTTGGTTTTTATGTTCAGCCTTAATGGTTGGGCACAGAACGATTTTATTACAAAATCCATTGAAATCCTTGCTGGTAGCGAACTTTCAATTAAAGGAGATACCAACATTAGCGAGTTTGGTTGTGAATTCAGTACCTATTATTTGGAGGAATGTAGAGAGGTGGTTTATAAGCGAATCGGGAATAATATTCATTTTAAAAATGCTGTTCTTTCTTTAAAAAACAAAGGTTTTAATTGTGGTCATAAAATTATAAATAAAGATTTTCATGCCCTGCTCAACACCAAAGAGTATCCAAATATTACCTTAGAATTAAACGAAATTACCTTTAATAAAAGTAATGAAAAAGTAGCGCACGTTCTAATTACAATTGCAGGAACGCAAAAGGAATACACTTTTCCGATAGATGTAATTTCTTCATCTTTAAATCGTTTTGTTGGGAAGCTGAAATTAAATATTAATGATTTTAATTTGGAACCTCCAAAAAAAATGTTCGGTTTAATTGTGATAAAAGATGAAATTGAAATAGATTTCAACCTAGTAGCCAGGCTATAA
- a CDS encoding MBL fold metallo-hydrolase, translating into MQKIKIHFLGAAGTVTGSKFLIETPEHNILIDCGMFQGIKELREKNWQELPINVSKIDVVLLTHGHLDHTGYLPRLVKQGFRGNIIGTAPTLAIAKIILHDSAKIHEEEAEKANDEGYSKHKPAEPFYSVREAEVTLGFFKAEERDQWLELSENIKYRFKYNGHIIGATFIELQIFGKTFVFSGDIGRVHDLLLFPPEKPKWADYLFMESTYGNKLHPEESVSDKLVELINKTIHNRGNLIIPSFAVERLQTLMFLLWKLYNENRIPNIPIFIDSPMGNNVLSVFQNFPDWHKIPMKEFNAMNNRMRIITSYKETWETIDNPQPKVVIAGSGMVTGGRVLTYLKQMIDKTNTTVLLVGYQAEGTRGRQMLEGAQELKFFGKQHPVKAEINHIESLSAHADQRGLLDWTSNIKNIPEEIFLIHGEDEAQHALRLKLQETYGWQVSIPKLFSVKEILV; encoded by the coding sequence ATGCAAAAGATAAAAATCCATTTTCTCGGCGCCGCGGGAACCGTAACGGGTTCTAAATTTTTAATTGAAACCCCCGAACACAATATTTTGATTGATTGCGGGATGTTTCAAGGTATAAAGGAATTGCGCGAAAAAAACTGGCAAGAGTTGCCCATCAATGTTTCGAAAATAGATGTGGTGCTGCTTACGCACGGGCATTTAGACCATACAGGATATTTGCCGCGATTGGTAAAACAAGGTTTTCGAGGCAACATAATCGGAACTGCGCCAACGCTTGCCATTGCTAAAATTATTTTGCATGACAGCGCTAAAATTCACGAAGAGGAAGCAGAAAAGGCCAATGATGAAGGCTATTCCAAACACAAGCCTGCGGAGCCCTTTTACAGCGTACGGGAAGCTGAGGTAACCCTCGGATTTTTTAAGGCGGAAGAAAGAGACCAATGGCTTGAACTTTCAGAAAATATAAAATATCGATTTAAGTATAACGGGCATATAATTGGTGCTACTTTTATTGAGCTTCAAATCTTTGGAAAAACTTTTGTGTTTTCGGGAGATATTGGTAGAGTCCACGATTTACTGCTTTTTCCGCCCGAAAAACCAAAATGGGCAGACTATCTTTTTATGGAAAGTACGTACGGAAACAAGCTACATCCGGAGGAAAGCGTTTCGGACAAATTGGTGGAACTCATCAATAAAACCATTCACAACCGCGGAAATCTGATTATCCCCTCTTTTGCGGTGGAACGTTTGCAAACCTTGATGTTTTTGCTTTGGAAACTGTACAATGAAAACCGAATTCCGAACATCCCAATATTTATTGATAGCCCAATGGGCAACAATGTACTTTCGGTGTTTCAAAATTTTCCGGATTGGCACAAAATACCAATGAAGGAATTTAACGCAATGAACAATCGAATGCGTATAATTACTTCCTATAAAGAAACCTGGGAAACTATCGATAATCCGCAACCAAAAGTGGTTATTGCCGGCAGTGGCATGGTGACTGGCGGAAGGGTTTTGACCTATTTAAAACAAATGATAGACAAAACCAATACAACGGTTTTATTGGTGGGCTACCAAGCTGAAGGTACTCGTGGCCGCCAAATGCTGGAAGGTGCGCAGGAACTTAAATTCTTCGGAAAACAGCATCCAGTAAAAGCTGAAATAAATCATATTGAAAGTCTTTCGGCACATGCAGACCAGCGGGGACTTTTAGATTGGACCAGCAATATTAAAAACATTCCGGAGGAAATATTTCTTATTCACGGAGAGGATGAAGCACAGCATGCTTTACGGCTAAAACTTCAGGAAACTTATGGATGGCAAGTAAGTATTCCTAAACTTTTCAGTGTTAAAGAGATTTTAGTTTAG